One window of the Xiphias gladius isolate SHS-SW01 ecotype Sanya breed wild chromosome 11, ASM1685928v1, whole genome shotgun sequence genome contains the following:
- the vent gene encoding ventral expressed homeobox: MANFTVEWLSKSYYEETARQAKDAALHSKVHSEMEELMREPRSQFSPTSPNNSCGYTSGSESDAGEEGEEEASQRRRMRTKFTSEQISKLETTFSKHKYLGATQRRKFAERLNLSETQVKTWFQNRRMKLKREVQDLRPDFLSVPAALLPPLLFQHPALGGQLRAGGGFYPRLQRLPGAALPAPLRPVLLPPHFY; this comes from the exons ATGGCGAACTTCACGGTAGAGTGGCTTTCCAAAAGTTACTATGAGGAGACGGCTCGGCAGGCTAAGGACGCTGCGCTCCATTCAAAGGTCCATAGTGAAATGGAGGAATTGATGAGGGAGCCAAGAAGCCAGTTCTCCCCGACCTCGCCAAACA ACAGCTGCGGCTACACTTCGGGCTCCGAGAGCGACGCGGGCGAGGAGGGCGAGGAGGAGGCCAGCCAGCGGAGGAGGATGAGGACCAAGTTCACCTCCGAGCAAATCAGCAAACTGGAGACTACCTTCAGCAAGCACAAATACCTGGGGGCTACACAGAGGAGGAAGTTTGCGGAGAGGCTGAACCTCTCGGAAACGCAG GTGAAAACCTGGTTCCAGAACAGGAGAATGAAGTTGAAACGGGAGGTCCAGGATCTGCGCCCCGACTTCCTGTCGGTCCCGGCGGCTCTGCTGCCGCCTCTGCTGTTTCAGCACCCCGCCCTGGGCGGACAGCTCCGCGCCGGCGGCGGCTTCTACCCGCGGCTGCAGCGGCTCCCCGGGGCGGCGCTCCCCGCTCCTCTGCGCCCCGTCCTGCTGCCTCCACACTTCTACTGA
- the vox gene encoding ventral homeobox, whose product MVKYFSVDWLAQSHHNTSPAEDHGAGTEAAPACRPHVPCVVQPRPPTFGKGYLQPKPRLSKAVEHMEPVEMSGPLDSGLCSPSHSTSCASPISEIGGYSSGYESEAASSECHSVDEGSEAEKDGPQRRVRTKFTPEQIGKLEKIFGKHKYLDAGERVKTAQKLNLTETQVRTWFQNRRMKLKREVQDYLAPQVPAVMFQPLPPVQYHGMTGQRPHYPAAGPAFYPLPVPQMVLQQPMPPNNPPHLMIHKPHFYPQTIC is encoded by the exons ATGGTGAAATACTTTTCTGTGGACTGGCTGGCCCAGAGTCATCACAACACTTCTCCGGCTGAGGACCACGGCGCTGGCACGGAGGCCGCGCCCGCCTGCAGACCTCACGTTCCCTGCGTGGTGCAGCCGCGGCCCCCGACCTTTGGCAAAGGTTACCTGCAGCCAAAACCCAGGCTGTCCAAGGCCGTTGAGCACATGGAGCCGGTGGAGATGAGCGGGCCTCTGGACTCCGGCCTGTGCTCGCCCTCGCATTCGACCAGCTGCGCCTCACCAA TTTCAGAAATCGGCGGGTACTCCTCCGGGTATGAGAGCGAAGCGGCGTCCTCCGAGTGCCACTCGGTGGACGAAGGGAGCGAGGCGGAGAAGGACGGACCACAGCGCCGTGTGCGCACAAAGTTCACCCCCGAGCAGATCGGCAAACTGGAAAAGATCTTCGGCAAGCACAAGTACCTGGATGCCGGGGAGAGAGTGAAGACAGCACAGAAGCTGAACCTCACCGAGACGCAG GTGAGGACCTGGTTTCAGAACCGGAGGATGAAGCTGAAACGGGAGGTGCAGGACTACCTCGCCCCCCAGGTCCCAGCGGTGATGTTCCAGCCTCTGCCGCCAGTTCAGTACCACGGCATGACAGGACAGCGGCCCCACTACCCCGCGGCGGGCCCGGCCTTTTACCCGCTCCCCGTCCCGCAGATGGTCCTCCAGCAACCGATGCCCCCCAACAACCCCCCTCATCTCATGATCCACAAACCTCATTTCTACCCACAAACTATCTGCTAG